The Dyadobacter sandarakinus DNA window GGGTCCTCCTCCTTCCTCCCGGGAGAAGTAAACAGGTTCGTCCACAACATGGTCACAAGGGGTAAGAAAGTTTTTGTCCAGCGCAGATACATACACAAATGGCTTGAACGTGGAGCCTGGCTGGCGTCTTCCCTGTTTTACGTGGTCGTATTTGAAATATTTAAAATTAATACCTCCTACCCACGCTTTCACATGCCCATTGCGCGGATCCATGGACATGATACCAGCCCGCAGAAAGCGCTTGTAGTAGGCAATGGAATCAATCGGACTCATGGTCACCTCTTTCTCCCCATTCCATGAAAAAACCTTCATTTTGTAGGGCTTCTTCATAATTTTCCAGGCTTCCTCCTCGCCCAGGTCACGTTTCAACGCCAGGTAATGAGGGGATTTCCGGGCGGCTGCATTGATGAAGCCGGGAATTTCCTTACCTGTATCGTAGGTCCACGGGTTACGGCCCTTCCAGTGGTCATCAAACAACTTCTGCTGCTGTTTCATGTGCTGCGTCAATGCATCTTCCTGGTAACGCTGCATGCGTGAATCAATGGTCGTGTAAATACGCAGACCACTGGTATACAGATCATAGCTGGTTCCGTGCTCTTCATTGTAGATTTTGACCCAGCTTTTCAGATATCCCCGCATTGATTCACGGAAGTAAGGGGCCAGTCCCGTATTGTGACTATCTACCGTAAATTCAAGTCCCAGCGGTTTTTCTTTCAGCTTATCAAAATCTTCACGTGGCAGGTATTCGTATTTGGCCATCTGGGCAAGTACTGTATTCCTGCGGTTCAATGCATTGGTCGGAAAGCGAAGCGGATTGAAGAGCGTGGGATTCTGCAGCATTCCTACAAGCAACGCCGCCTCGGTCACATTCAGGTCCCAGGCTTCCTTGTCGAAGTACGTCTTGGCAGCGACCTTGATACCATAGGTATTGTTACCAAATGACACCGTGTTCAGGTACATCTGCATAATTTCCTGCTTGGTATATTTCCTTTCCAGGATTACCGCCAATATCCATTCTTTGGTCTTGGCAATGACAATCCGGACAACCGGAATTTTCCCGAATATACCTTCAAACTCCTCGGATCGCGTATTGAACAGGTTTTTGGCGACCTGCTGGGTAAGCGTGCTACCTCCGCCGGAACTTGAATTTCCACTTACAACCCCCTTGAAAACCCGCAGCAGACTTCGCGGGTCAATGCCCGAGTGATTTACAAACCGGGCATCCTCGGTAGCTACAAGCGCATCAATCAGGTTGGGCGAAATCTGCGCAATATCAATCTGGGTGCGGTTTTCAAAAAAGTACTTTCCGAGCGACTTGCCATCTTCACTGATCAGCTCGGATGCCAGTTCACTTTTGGGATTTTCCAGCGTTTTTAGGTCGGGCATGCCACCAAAAAGCCACAAAAAATTAAATCTGACGGCAACGATGTAAAGAATCAAAAGACCCAGACCGAACGTAACAATTTGCCATAGGCGGATAATGTTGCGACGATACCTTCCAGGCTGCAATTCAATCATAAATGGTAGGGTTATTTGAGGTACAAAGGACAAAGATACTATTTCGGGAAGTTATCTTTTCCCCATCGAAAGTGAATTAAGCTCCTGCATTTCTTTGAGACGGGGCAGGTAAATACTATCCGGATAAAGGCTGATGAACTCGGCAATAGCTTGTGAATAAGCATCTTTACCTCTCACTTTTCCTATCAGAAAAACGCGCAGCAGGGCAAACTTGTCTTCCAGCGGACCACCTTTATAGGCAGGCAGATTGGCTTCAATATCTTCAAGCGCCTTGGTATAATTACCCTGCGAATACAGACTGTATGCGGCTTCGTACTCTTTCAACTGACTGCTGGCTCCCTCGGGACCGGCGCTCCCGGGCTTCGTCACAAGCCGCGCGTAAGTAGAATTTGGATACTCTTTCAATAGTCTATCCTTGTACGTGTTTTTGGCGGCATCATTGTCCGGGTAGGTCAGGTACAGCAGGTAATAAAGCTCCTCCTTATACGTAGTACCCGGATAATCGGCTAACAAACGCTCGAAGCTTGCGATGGACCTTTGTGGTTCCTGCAAGTCAAACCGGTAAATTTTTCCTAGCTGGTACAATGCATTTTCTTTCCGGCCCTGTGACTCGGCCATGGTTTCAGCCGTAAGCGGAATATCCTGTTTGAGACGGTCATGCATTTCCTGCCAGGCAGGCGTACCTTTTACAAGACTTTTGTTCTCCGGTTCTTCCTGCTCCATGGTCAGAGAGTCTGCCGCAGCAGCCGGATTACCGCTGGCCAGCGCGCGCATCTGGCGCTTGCTTCGCCGCCAGTCATCTTCGAGTGCCCGGTTTCCCCAGATTCTCTTGAAGTCAATTTTACCCTGATTTACGAGTGCAGGATCATACAGCTCCCACCTTCGTTCATTTGGGCCTAAAAGCGGGCTGGGATTACTCTGCGGATTCAGGGCCTGAGCCGCCTCGGCTTCCTTCCTGGCTTTTTCTTCCTCTTCCTGCCGCGCTTTTTCCTGCGCTTCCATGTAGGTATCAATGTAGTTGTCCAATGCGGCGGGATTCATTCCTGCAAGCTTTTGAAGGCTATCTTCCCTTGCCACAACTTCGTATTTTGAAACAAATTCATCCAGGGCCATCTTGCGGTCGGCTACCAGCCGGTACTCCGGTGCGGTTTCGGGCATTAAGGCAAGTGCGCTGTCATAATAGGATTTGGCTGCATTGAATTTCTCAAGACGCTCGTAGTTGATCCTGGCAAGTTGCAGGTAGGTGTATGCTTTTTGTTGCGGATTGGTTCCCTTGGAGGCTGCCGCAGACTTCTGAAGATAGCCGAGTGCTTCCGGGATTTGCTTCCGGTGCTCAGCAAGCAAACCCATCGTGAAGTAAATTTTGTCTTTCAGATCATCATTTTTACGATCATTCAGCATTTTACTGAAACCCACCTCATTCAGGTCTTTTTCAGGACTGAGTACCACCTGGTTCTGCAGGGAATTCATGGAGGCGTAAAAATTCAGGTCGTAGCCTGCGCGATTTTTACTTACTGCTTTATAATGCCTGTTCGCCAATGCATACTGACCGAGCTGATCATACATTTGTGCCGCTGCAAAATGGATACGTGCAGTCTCAGGCGATTTTCCAAGTAACGGGAACGTCTCTTCCAGGATCGCAACCGAAGTCAGGTATTCCCCGCTTTGCTGGTGGAGGTAAGCTTTTGTCAGGTAAAAGTCCCTGGTGGATGATTTGTCAAGCGGCTGCTGGCTCAGGTATTCCGCCACGCCCAATGCATTCGAATAGTCCTTTCTGGTTATGTAAGCACGCATCAGCAGGATCAATGCATCATTCTTATCTCCTTCGTCTTTGCCATTGGCATATATATAACGAAGCGCTTCCAGACCATCGGCCCACTGTCCCATATAAAGGCGCGCTTTCCCGAGTATCAGGTAACTGTTGTCGAGCCATTTACTGTTCTGGTGCTTTTCCGCCACGATGGATGCTTTGCGCACGGCATCTTCCAGCTTCGCCTTCACCGGCCTGAAAAGCACGGAATCCATCGGAAGTAATAGGGGCAAAAGCTGGTTGTAGTTTTCCTTATAGGCCTTCTGAACATCATACTCGGCATTCAGCAGGTCCTGCTGCGCCATAAAATAGGCATTATAACGTGCAGAAAGGTTGTGAAAGCTGATCGCTCCGGGCCTCGTACTATATTGGGAGCAGGCCGAAAGCAAAACGCCGGCAATCATCAGAGAGGCTGTGCAGCGCGAAAAGATGTAGAATATACGGTTCACGAATAATGTGTTAGGGCCCTGTCTGAGATCAAAACAAGCAAAAATAAAACGGCTAATTTTACATTAACGTATCGAATATAGCGCATTTGTAAAATTTGGCTCAATTTTACAAGAATAAAACAGCGCAGGATATGGAACCAGATGATAGAAAAATGCCGCACAAGCCAGGGCTCCCTGCCAGAGAGTCAGCGAAATGGATGCGTTACTCCGGTGCTGCCATGCAAATGCTGGGAACAATTCTCGCATTTACCTATGCAGGCTACTGGCTCGATGGCCGCTCGGGAAACAAGATTCCCGTTTGGACGCTCGTACTTTCCCTGCTTTCCATTGCAGCTTCGCTCTACATGCTGATCAGAAGCTTTACCAAAAAGTAAGTACATACAACCAGACATGCTCCGGACCTTCATTGCTACCCTCCTACTCGGAATTGTATTTTTCCTTGCCAGGTATTTTCATGCCGATTCCATTCTCCATCCCTATATCTGGTACATACTCGCATTTTTTGCAGGACTCTCTTTTTTCCAGCACCAGCTGATGGAAGTTGGCCTGCGCAACAGGCGTGAAAAATTCGTGACTTTTTACATGGCTACCATTGCGGGCCGGATTGTTCTCAGCCTGATTTTCATCGGCGTTTTTTTATACCGCGGGCTAACCGATTCATTCTTATTTGTTACCAACTTTTTTGCACTCTATTTATTTTATACCTGCTTTGAAATATATGGTTTGTATCGTAACTTGCGCCGCGATTGACAAAGCCAATGTATTTCAAGCCTTTATGTATACTCGTTTCCGCCTGTTTTTTACTGCATTTATCGCGATAGCCTGCCTTTTCAGCCCGCTCGCGAAGGCCGCTGAACCAACCCAGCACGAAGCTGAGAAAGTGGAAAGCAGCGTCCATGAGAAGGAGCAAGAAATTGAACATAATCTTGAAGAGAACGAGCAGAAGTTCAACATCGGTGATATGATCATGCACCACATTGCGGATTCCCATGAGTGGGAGTTTTCACATGGTGCTGTCCTCCCGCTTCCTGTGATCCTGTACTCACAAGATCGCGGCCTGGAAGTTTTCTCCTCTTCCAATTTCCACAACGAACACCACGAATACAATGGTTATCACTTGGTACACGGTGATTCTGAAGTGATTCAGCCGGTAGATGAAAGCCGTAAAGTTTACGACTTTTCCATTACCAAGAATGTGGCGTCCATGCTGCTGAGTGCATTGATCCTGATCCTGGTATTTACAAGCATCGCAAGCTGGTATAAAAACAACAAGGGTAAGGCGCCGAAAGGATTCCAGTCTGCCATGGAGGTGATCATCCTGTTCATTCGTGATGAGGTGGTTAAACCGAATGTAGGTCCCAAATACGAGAAATACCTTCCCTACCTGCTGACATTGTTTTTCTTTATTCTGATCAACAATATCCTGGGTCTCCTTCCGGGGTCAGCCAACCTCACCGGTAATATCGCCGTGACGATGACACTGGCAATACTTACATTTATCATCGTTCACCTGAATGCGAATGGTAACTACTACAAGCACTTGCTGAGCCCTCCGGGCGTACCGGCACCGCTGTTGCTGATCATGATTCCGGTTGAGATTGTGGGTGTATTCATGAAGCCGTTTTCACTGATGGTCCGGTTGTTCGCCAACATTACCGCAGGCCACATTATCCTCCTGAGCTTGTTCGGTCTGATCTTTATCTTTCAAAGCATTTTCATTGCGCCTGTTATTTCCCTTTTCGCGCTGTTCCTGAACTTTATCGAGATCATGGTAGCGTTTATCCAGGCATTTATCTTTACCCTGTTGTCGTCCATGTACATCGGCAGCGCCATCGAAGAGCATGGCCACGCTGATCACGGACATTGATCTGAATCTCTTTTTTATTAATTATATTTTAAACTAACACAATTATGTTGCTTCAAATTTTGCTTCAGGCTGCTGAACAAAGTGGTGCAGGTCTGGCTGTTTTCGGTGCTGCTATCGGCGCTGGTCTGGCTGCTATCGGCGCTGGTCTGGGTATTGGTAAAATCGGTGGTAGCGCAGTAGAAGGTATCGCTCGTCAGCCAGAAGCTGCCGGTGCTATCCAGACTGCCATGCTTATCATCGCGGCACTTATCGAAGCGGTAGCGCTTTTTGCAGCGGTTATCTGTCTGCTTATTTCGTTTAAGCTTTAACAAAAAATCTGCGGGAAGACGATCCCTGCCTGTTTTCACATTAGGTAAAAACTGGTAAAGAAATTGAGCGTGGAAGCATTAGGCTTCCACACTTTTTAGTAAAAAAAGAGACAGTTACTACGAACAGTTTAACTCAAAACATTTACAAAACATGTCATTGCTAACCCCCAACCCCGGACTTATTTTCTGGATGATTGTGGTCTTTTTACTGGTTGTTTTCATCCTGGCCAAATTTGCATGGAAGCCGATTATCAAAGGATTGAAAGACCGTGAGAATGAAATTCAGGGTGCGCTGGACCTTGCTGAAAGGACACGTGCCGAGATGATTCAGCTTAAATCCGACAATGAAAAACTGATCGCAGAAGCGAATGCTGTACGTGACCGCATTTTGCGCGATGCCAAAGAGGCAGCCGACCGCAACATTGAAGAGTCAAAAGAAAAGGCTGCTGTCGAGGGACAAAGAATCATTGATGCAGCCCGTGAAACAATCCGTAACGAGCAGCAGACTGCAGTTGCCAAAATCCGTAAGGAAGTAGCTACCCTGTCGCTGGAAATCGCTGAAAAAGTATTGCAGCGTGAACTGAAAGACAAGGAAGCACAGGAGCAACTTATCGGCGAACTGGCTTCCACTGCCCGCCTTAACTAAGCCGGCTGTACTTTTTACTCACTTTCAATTTAAGATTCCATGTCAGTAAGTATAGTTGCTTCCAGGTACGCAAAGTCGTTGATCGAGCTGGCCAAAGAACAAAACTCTTTAGAGGCAGTGTACCAGGATATGCTTTTGTTCAAAGATACAGCCGACAAGAACCGCGGCCTGATGCTTGCGCTGAAAAGCCCAATCGTTCGTCATGAGAAAAAACTGGGTATACTCAAATCCCTTTTTGAAGCACGCGTCAATCCCATCACTTACGCGATCTTTACCATTATTACGCGTAAAAACAGGGAGTCGATCCTGGATGAAATTGCATTGGAGTTCATTAAGAGCTACAACCTTTACAAAGGCATTCAAAATGCCACAGTCGTAAGCTCTACTCCATTGACAGATGAGCTGCGCCAGCGGATTTCCAACCTTGTATTATCATCTACCGGAAAACAGGTACAACTTTCCGAAAAAGTAGATCCAAGCCTGATCGGCGGCTTTTTGCTGCGCATAGATGACCGTCAGATTGACGCATCGCTCCGCAGCAGATTGAACGAACTTAAATTACAGTTAACAAACTGATATTTTTATCTGCATAATTTGGAAAGACCCGGCTGCTATGCGCCGGGTCTTTTTTTATGCTATACCTTCATCTTGGCGATATTCTTATAGCTGATTTCAATCGCTTCCAGCGGCGGACGTTTCGCGACGTCCTGCTCTACGAAAAAGTGCGTCAATCCTGCTGTTTTCCGGGCAGCAAATATTTTTCCAAAGTTAATGGAGCCCGTACCTACTTCAGCAAAGGATTGATCTCCCTTATCCATATCCTTCACATGCCATAAAGGGAACCGTCCGGGATATTTTTTGAACAATTCAACCGGATCAAGGCCGGCACGGACAGCCCAGTACAGGTCAAGCTCCAACTTTACCAGGTTAGGGTCTGTTTGCCCTGCGATGATGTCATAAGGAATTTGACCGTCCAGTTTTTTAAATTCAAAGTCATGGTTGTGGTAGCCAAATTGTAGTCCTGCTTTCTTAGCTACTTCTCCCGATTTGTTAAAAAGATCTACGTATTTCTTGTAGTCATCGATGGACTTACGTTCGGTATCTGTGAGATAGGCACAGTTGACATATTTCTGACCAATTTCTGCCGCGTCGTCCACTGCGCGCTGCCAGTCATTGCTGAGTGTACCTTTTACATCTTTACGCTCCACACCAGCTCCATAATGCCCGCTTACAGGATCAAGGCCCAAGCCTTTCAGCAAAGCTTTAAACTCCTTCGGTGTTTTTCCGAAAAACTTGCCGTCTGTATAGCCAAAAAGCTCCACTTCTTTATAGCCGATCTCAGCCACTTTTTTGAGGGTACCTTCCAGATCTTTCGAAAGTTGATCACGAAGGGTATATAACTGCAAACCTACCTTTGAGGAAGCTTTTACATCCCAATCCAACCGGGACACTGCTGGCGCCATGAGGGCAAAGGCGCTGGCTTTGATGAATGATTTCCGGGAAATCTTTACGCTGCTTTTCATCTTTATAATTCAGTAATTAGATGGTAAATGCTACTTGTTAAAATTAACGGCACCTGATAGCTTCTGCTGAGCCTCGGGAGTTACTTTCCATTGTTCCGTAAAATAGCCGTCGGCTACTACATTGGAGGCATTGTCCTTGAAAAGAATATAATCTTTATACCCCGCTAGTTTGCGATGGTTGACCGGCATAAACGGATAATCATGGCTTTGATCCCCACTCCACCAGGGTAGGCCCGAATTAATCGCCACATAATGCGTACCCACCGGAAACACATAGAAAAGCCCGTAATCACCGGCACCGGCATTCAGATGCATAGGCAGCTGAGCGGCATATTTGTTGATCAGCAGGTTATCTTCTTTGGTACCAAACAATATGAGATTACAGCTTTCCAGATCGCTGGGCCGTACATCTTTGTCTGCGACTACCCTTGGAAAAAACATGACCCTGCCCGGAAACGTACCCCTGTAATAAGCCCAGTCAGCAGCCTGGCTGGCCGTTGTCATGCGCTTCTTTAATTCTTCGGGCGAGGGATTGCCTGCCGTCCCATATACATAAATGTGCCTGGATGAGAATGCATCGAATATAGGTCCCTCGGCTCCCTTTTTCTTCACCAATTCTTCCGTAGCAGATACTTTACCAACTCGCCAGGCGCTGCCGGCCTTATTGAATGAAACCGTACTGTCCGTTTTGGCAGTCAGTGTCGCTCCGTCTACTTTCAATGTAAGTGTTGATCCTGCCTTAAATTTCGGATGTCCTTTCAGGTTTAATGTGAATGCATTCAGGTTTTCAGAAGTAATCGTAATTATGTTGCCGGATGTGATCCTTGCCTCGATTTTGGCTACTGCACCCTGTACGATTTTATCAAACGTTACCCAGTATGCCTTATTATACTTGTACTGCTTAGCGGAAAAAAATACGCGATCAGGATGCGGATCACGCACGGCATGGCTGAACCACTCAAAGATAAATTCATTATCGTAGGCACTTACCCAGCTATCGTGCTTCACATCCACAAACTCCTTATAACTTACCTCAGCACCGATCTGCTGCAAATGCTCCACCCACTTGCGCGTACCTGCAACAGGTACAACCGGGTCGGCATCGCCATGAAAAAAGTGGATTGGAAAATTCAATGCATTGGAAGCAAGATCAAAGGTACCTTCTGGTGGTGCCGGACATACCGGCGCGATGGCTGCCCAGATATCCGGGCGGGTAAGTCCAATCCACAGGGTACCTCCTCCTCCCATCGACAATCCTGTGAGATAAATCCTGTTTTCATCAATCTGAAAGCGTTTTTGTACATCGTCGAGTACATCATACACGTCCTGTTCCGGAATGCCCTGGTACCCGATCGTACCGCGCGCAAGCGGTGCGGCTACGATAAAGTCCACATCATCCCAGGCCGGAAAGTACCTGGTAGCTTCTACGTCCGTCTCTTCATTCTGGTTACTTTTACCAAACACACGTCGCAGATCAAGCCGGTGATTGGAGCCTGCTCCATGCAACATGATAACCAGAGGGTACTTTTTATTTTCATCGTAATTTTTGGGGAGATACAGTCCATAAGGCTGATCAGTATCATCAGCATCCGAAAAGAAGGTCAGTACCTGCGGTCCGGATTTTAGTTTTTGGGCCTGTGAATGCTGCGGCAGAAGTACCAATGCAAACAATAACGTGAACAAGAATCCTTGTACGAAGTGCTTCATATTATGAGAATTTTCGAGGGCTAAATATAAAGGAATTCATAAGGAATTACCGGTAAGTTGGAAAACAAAAAGGCAGGTCATGATGACCTGCCTTTAATATGTATTCAGAGAAACTGCTCACCTAGTCGGCCAGCTGCTCTTCTTTTTTCCGAACAGTAATTACAAGCTGCTCGCTGTTTTCTTCATGATCAGCAACCAGTACATCGCCTTCGCGAAGGTCACCTTTCAAAATTTCCTCAGCGACGGGATCTTCCAGGTATTTCTGGATCGCCCTGTTTAAAGGACGGGCTCCATACTGGGGATCATATCCTTTGCCTGACAGGAAATCTTTAGCAGCAACGGTCAGCTCGATTTCATATCCCAATCCTTTCACGCGGCTGAACAGTTTGCCAAGTGAAATATCAATGATGCGGTGCAGATCTTCACGTTGGAGCGAATTGAATACAATCACATCATCAAGACGGTTGAGGAACTCAGGAGAGAAAGCCTTCCGCAGTGCACTCTGAATTG harbors:
- a CDS encoding penicillin-binding protein 1A; the encoded protein is MIELQPGRYRRNIIRLWQIVTFGLGLLILYIVAVRFNFLWLFGGMPDLKTLENPKSELASELISEDGKSLGKYFFENRTQIDIAQISPNLIDALVATEDARFVNHSGIDPRSLLRVFKGVVSGNSSSGGGSTLTQQVAKNLFNTRSEEFEGIFGKIPVVRIVIAKTKEWILAVILERKYTKQEIMQMYLNTVSFGNNTYGIKVAAKTYFDKEAWDLNVTEAALLVGMLQNPTLFNPLRFPTNALNRRNTVLAQMAKYEYLPREDFDKLKEKPLGLEFTVDSHNTGLAPYFRESMRGYLKSWVKIYNEEHGTSYDLYTSGLRIYTTIDSRMQRYQEDALTQHMKQQQKLFDDHWKGRNPWTYDTGKEIPGFINAAARKSPHYLALKRDLGEEEAWKIMKKPYKMKVFSWNGEKEVTMSPIDSIAYYKRFLRAGIMSMDPRNGHVKAWVGGINFKYFKYDHVKQGRRQPGSTFKPFVYVSALDKNFLTPCDHVVDEPVYFSREEGGGPNGWSPHNSTNKYSYQSLSLRQALGKSVNTVSAYLMKMVRPKTVIEYAHKLGIDSRLQEVPSLCLGISDVSVFEMVGAYCAFANGGHRTEPMTVLRIEDRYGNVLQEFFQKQNQEISENMAYNMLYLMRGAVEDPGGTAGRLRQFGVTEGNEIAAKTGTTSNYSDGWFMGMTQHLVSGIWVGGEDRSIHFRTITYGQGGRIAMPAWGLFMQKVYADPSLVQYRKGPFIKPENYVQGCGGVVSDSTDTYIPPSRSDDEGVLF
- the porW gene encoding type IX secretion system periplasmic lipoprotein PorW/SprE — encoded protein: MNRIFYIFSRCTASLMIAGVLLSACSQYSTRPGAISFHNLSARYNAYFMAQQDLLNAEYDVQKAYKENYNQLLPLLLPMDSVLFRPVKAKLEDAVRKASIVAEKHQNSKWLDNSYLILGKARLYMGQWADGLEALRYIYANGKDEGDKNDALILLMRAYITRKDYSNALGVAEYLSQQPLDKSSTRDFYLTKAYLHQQSGEYLTSVAILEETFPLLGKSPETARIHFAAAQMYDQLGQYALANRHYKAVSKNRAGYDLNFYASMNSLQNQVVLSPEKDLNEVGFSKMLNDRKNDDLKDKIYFTMGLLAEHRKQIPEALGYLQKSAAASKGTNPQQKAYTYLQLARINYERLEKFNAAKSYYDSALALMPETAPEYRLVADRKMALDEFVSKYEVVAREDSLQKLAGMNPAALDNYIDTYMEAQEKARQEEEEKARKEAEAAQALNPQSNPSPLLGPNERRWELYDPALVNQGKIDFKRIWGNRALEDDWRRSKRQMRALASGNPAAAADSLTMEQEEPENKSLVKGTPAWQEMHDRLKQDIPLTAETMAESQGRKENALYQLGKIYRFDLQEPQRSIASFERLLADYPGTTYKEELYYLLYLTYPDNDAAKNTYKDRLLKEYPNSTYARLVTKPGSAGPEGASSQLKEYEAAYSLYSQGNYTKALEDIEANLPAYKGGPLEDKFALLRVFLIGKVRGKDAYSQAIAEFISLYPDSIYLPRLKEMQELNSLSMGKR
- a CDS encoding AtpZ/AtpI family protein; the encoded protein is MEPDDRKMPHKPGLPARESAKWMRYSGAAMQMLGTILAFTYAGYWLDGRSGNKIPVWTLVLSLLSIAASLYMLIRSFTKK
- the atpB gene encoding F0F1 ATP synthase subunit A is translated as MYTRFRLFFTAFIAIACLFSPLAKAAEPTQHEAEKVESSVHEKEQEIEHNLEENEQKFNIGDMIMHHIADSHEWEFSHGAVLPLPVILYSQDRGLEVFSSSNFHNEHHEYNGYHLVHGDSEVIQPVDESRKVYDFSITKNVASMLLSALILILVFTSIASWYKNNKGKAPKGFQSAMEVIILFIRDEVVKPNVGPKYEKYLPYLLTLFFFILINNILGLLPGSANLTGNIAVTMTLAILTFIIVHLNANGNYYKHLLSPPGVPAPLLLIMIPVEIVGVFMKPFSLMVRLFANITAGHIILLSLFGLIFIFQSIFIAPVISLFALFLNFIEIMVAFIQAFIFTLLSSMYIGSAIEEHGHADHGH
- the atpE gene encoding ATP synthase F0 subunit C, with protein sequence MLLQILLQAAEQSGAGLAVFGAAIGAGLAAIGAGLGIGKIGGSAVEGIARQPEAAGAIQTAMLIIAALIEAVALFAAVICLLISFKL
- the atpF gene encoding F0F1 ATP synthase subunit B, encoding MSLLTPNPGLIFWMIVVFLLVVFILAKFAWKPIIKGLKDRENEIQGALDLAERTRAEMIQLKSDNEKLIAEANAVRDRILRDAKEAADRNIEESKEKAAVEGQRIIDAARETIRNEQQTAVAKIRKEVATLSLEIAEKVLQRELKDKEAQEQLIGELASTARLN
- the atpH gene encoding ATP synthase F1 subunit delta, whose amino-acid sequence is MSVSIVASRYAKSLIELAKEQNSLEAVYQDMLLFKDTADKNRGLMLALKSPIVRHEKKLGILKSLFEARVNPITYAIFTIITRKNRESILDEIALEFIKSYNLYKGIQNATVVSSTPLTDELRQRISNLVLSSTGKQVQLSEKVDPSLIGGFLLRIDDRQIDASLRSRLNELKLQLTN
- a CDS encoding sugar phosphate isomerase/epimerase family protein, yielding MKSSVKISRKSFIKASAFALMAPAVSRLDWDVKASSKVGLQLYTLRDQLSKDLEGTLKKVAEIGYKEVELFGYTDGKFFGKTPKEFKALLKGLGLDPVSGHYGAGVERKDVKGTLSNDWQRAVDDAAEIGQKYVNCAYLTDTERKSIDDYKKYVDLFNKSGEVAKKAGLQFGYHNHDFEFKKLDGQIPYDIIAGQTDPNLVKLELDLYWAVRAGLDPVELFKKYPGRFPLWHVKDMDKGDQSFAEVGTGSINFGKIFAARKTAGLTHFFVEQDVAKRPPLEAIEISYKNIAKMKV
- a CDS encoding carboxylesterase family protein; amino-acid sequence: MKHFVQGFLFTLLFALVLLPQHSQAQKLKSGPQVLTFFSDADDTDQPYGLYLPKNYDENKKYPLVIMLHGAGSNHRLDLRRVFGKSNQNEETDVEATRYFPAWDDVDFIVAAPLARGTIGYQGIPEQDVYDVLDDVQKRFQIDENRIYLTGLSMGGGGTLWIGLTRPDIWAAIAPVCPAPPEGTFDLASNALNFPIHFFHGDADPVVPVAGTRKWVEHLQQIGAEVSYKEFVDVKHDSWVSAYDNEFIFEWFSHAVRDPHPDRVFFSAKQYKYNKAYWVTFDKIVQGAVAKIEARITSGNIITITSENLNAFTLNLKGHPKFKAGSTLTLKVDGATLTAKTDSTVSFNKAGSAWRVGKVSATEELVKKKGAEGPIFDAFSSRHIYVYGTAGNPSPEELKKRMTTASQAADWAYYRGTFPGRVMFFPRVVADKDVRPSDLESCNLILFGTKEDNLLINKYAAQLPMHLNAGAGDYGLFYVFPVGTHYVAINSGLPWWSGDQSHDYPFMPVNHRKLAGYKDYILFKDNASNVVADGYFTEQWKVTPEAQQKLSGAVNFNK